A single genomic interval of Anopheles marshallii chromosome 2, idAnoMarsDA_429_01, whole genome shotgun sequence harbors:
- the LOC128708543 gene encoding uncharacterized protein LOC128708543: MCTRIRKGIINPNYPGFQSLAYTLNEDNFDYSSENPSDDDEDSYVSESDDNEMRQRDKEPEQPGDENGNSYGDGNGRTDGENVHLNSTMDIPVVRSSLYHASMTTLEAEEFFPSDSPYRRARMHHITDGRKSPTLTTAMFGTEEQLESTVIYACTPPDIVLQHSYDHRSTVLGSSNESANVTLELSTSQKPDLIPEQQSVEHRPLKKIPELDALANQNDHPEKDRAVTSLSDVPENDTNKKQEEVEDKNYMEQDDQDDRDVEGNRSPPSPAIELLQAVDQISIANRDICTNFHQEVSLHSDKLLNDMSQCSLTDGEALSEDSEQESDEADFEYKPYGVVEDTRNTYATSPCDVPTSGDSGDSAGSSPGEVQYHLVDDCSNQTVQITRSRQSNDQSPTNHFHLLQHYSTPGTVDYPPFAHVQQHEVNRNDYYSSEPASEFGRQNVPHSGRIANHDEAILSSDFPDARPSTLQLTRRESSNFASYSAHTAGDIQPASYKEKQNNDNHQTLSTEMVAPARQFQKVPKVNPFCDALLQENDTCDFFTKQAKLQIEARMALCQAKDMAHMQMEFEKRNLPLSPVTRVIHTAVEKAGLSLAPDKRRLSRYYLTRLNVHQLQTILTELQGHAEVLNEELVELLMERDDLHISQDATLIDIEDLSRYLCAKEQTIIHAERQRKSHYWSGNRVTHHQPHAKQPSLPQPPIRSSCGTAIPAYRYH; this comes from the exons ATGTGTACCAGAATCCGTAAGGGCATCATCAACCCGAATTATCCGGGCTTTCAGTCGTTGGCGTACACGCTGAACGAGGACAACTTCGACTACAGCTCGGAAAATCCCTCCGACGACGATGAGGACTCGTACGTGTCGGAATCGGACGACAACGAAATGAGGCAGCGCGACAAGGAACCGGAACAGCCGGGCGATGAGAATGGCAACTCGTACGGTGACGGTAACGGTCGGACGGATGGGGAAAATGTGCATCTAAATTCCACCATGGACATTCCGGTGGTTCGCTCCAGCCTGTACCATGCATCAATGACGACACTGGAAGCGGAGGAATTCTTCCCGTCGGATTCGCCATATCGTCGGGCGCGGATGCACCACATCACGGATGGTCGCAAATCTCCCACGCTTACAACGGCCATGTTCGGCACAGAGGAACAGCTTGAGTCGACGGTAATCTATGCCTGCACGCCACCGGACATCGTGCTCCAGCACAGCTACGATCACCGTTCGACCGTTCTCGGATCGTCCAACGAATCGGCGAACGTAACGCTGGAACTCTCAACCAGTCAAAAGCCCGATCTGATACCGGAACAGCAGTCGGTAGAGCATCGGCCGCTGAAGAAGATTCCTGAACTTGATGCATTGGCGAACCAGAACGATCATCCGGAAAAGGATCGTGCTGTAACCTCGCTTTCGGACGTGCCCGAAAACGATACGAACAAAAAGCAGGAGGAGGTGGAAGATAAGAATTATATGGAACAGGACGATCAGGACGATCGGGATGTTGAAGGTAATCGATCACCACCGTCACCAGCGATCGAGCTACTGCAAGCCGTCGATCAAATCTCGATCGCCAATCGTGATATCTGTACCAACTTCCACCAGGAAGTATCCTTACACTCGGACAAGCTGTTGAACGACATGTCCCAATGCTCACTCACAGACGGAGAGGCACTGTCGGAAGATTCGGAACAAGAATCCGACGAGGCTGACTTCGAGTACAAACCGTATGGCGTGGTGGAGGACACGAGGAATACCTACGCAACATCACCTTGCGATGTACCAACATCCGGTGACAGTGGGGACAGTGCTGGATCAAGTCCGGGTGAGGTACAGTACCATCTGGTGGATGATTGTTCGAACCAAACGGTACAAATAACCCGCTCGCGCCAATCGAACGATCAATCGCCCACGAATCATTTCCATCTACTGCAACACTACTCAACGCCCGGCACTGTGGACTACCCTCCGTTTGCGCATGTGCAGCAGCACGAAGTTAATCGTAATGACTACTACAGCTCAGAGCCCGCTAGTGAATTTGGGCGCCAAAATGTGCCACATTCCGGGCGAATAGCGAACCACGATGAAGCGATATTGTCAAGCGACTTTCCCGATGCACGTCCTAGCACGCTTCAACTCACTCGAAGAGAGTCCTCCAACTTTGCATCGTACTCCGCTCACACCGCAGGTGATATTCAACCTGCTTCATACAAGGAAAAGCAG AACAATGACAACCACCAAACGCTTAGCACAGAGATGGTCGCTCCTGCAAGGCAGTTCCAAAAAG TACCGAAAGTGAATCCATTCTGCGATGCGCTGCTGCAGGAAAATGACACGTGTGATTTCTTCACCAAACAAGCCAAATTACAAATCGAGGCACGGATGGCACTCTGCCAGGCGAAGGACATGGCTCACATGCAAATGGAG TTCGAAAAGCGCAACCTACCATTGTCACCCGTGACCAGGGTCATTCACACCGCCGTCGAGAAGGCTGGGCTTAGTTTGGCGCCCGACAAACGACGTCTTTCGCGCTACTACCTAACCCGGCTGAACGTGCACCAGCTGCAGACAATTCTTACCGAGCTGCAGGGCCACGCGGAGGTGCTGAATGAGGAGCTGGTGGAGCTGCTGATGGAACGGGATGACTTGCACATCAGCCAGGATGCCACGCTGATCGATATAGAGGATCTTTCGCGATATCT TTGTGCCAAGGAGCAGACGATCATTCATGCAGAACGTCAGCGTAAAAGCCACTACTGGAGCGGCAACCGAGTGACACATCATCAGCCACACGCGAAGCAACCCTCCTTACCACAGCCACCGATACGATCGTCGTGCGGTACTGCGATTCCAGCATATCGTTACCATTAG
- the LOC128707798 gene encoding U3 small nucleolar RNA-associated protein 15 homolog has protein sequence MSQFKKTDGKIYTKTATALSPDTLYWKKLGVPTLVKEFGAIDYIDFSPVEPYLFAVTASVRVQIYNPITKLVVKNITKFQEAAHGGSFRKDGNLLVAGDELGKVRLFDVTTRTILRFFEGHKAPVHRTFFTADGHHLASFSDDRTVGYWDIATENHVHTFTGHEDYIRAGCTSPISPNIILSGGYDRKIRMYDTRIKDTVMTVEHGQPVESLVFLPSGGIFISAGGTSVNVYDALTGGRQLAQLSQHHKTVTCLQLASDGKRLLSGSLDRHVKVYDIATYQVVHTINSSNAILSLGISKNDETLVTGMVDGLIAIYRREGDHRDEPTNRSRKNRQKDIFEGVDQQVEEFRYERIEGHDRMLRKYEYKKALDSVMIMSVRGKWPEKTVALIKELIRRKGLRRALEDRNAGFLVTFISFIRRYIGDYRFTPTLIDASNILLDVYEDTFEQFAGTTAGKAFVELAEKLRTEEQLVQECLNLQGTLDMLSIAADTAEPESEDDASKPYDASKKAKTHTVISVD, from the exons ATGTCTCAGTTTAAGAAAACCGATGGTAAAATATATACCAAAACCGCGACCGCACTGTCGCCGGACACGCTCTATTGGAAAAAGCTAGGG GTTCCCACGTTGGTGAAAGAATTCGGTGCGATCGACTACATCGATTTCAGTCCTGTAGAACCGTACCTGTTCGCTGTAACAGCGTCGGTTCGGGTGCAAATCTACAATCCAATTACGAAGCTGGTGGTAAAAAACATCACCAAGTTCCAGGAGGCAGCTCACGGTGGATCGTTTCGCAAGGATGGAAATCTGCTGGTGGCGGGGGACGAATTGGGCAAAGTTCGACTGTTCGATGTGACCACCCGTACGATACTGCGATTCTTTGAAGGTCATAAAGCTCCGGTACATCGGACGTTCTTCACTGCGGATGGCCACCATTTGGCAAGTTTTTCGGACGATCGTACCGTAGGGTACTGGGATATTGCAACGGAAAACCATGTGCACACATTTACCGGGCATGAAGATTACATTCGGGCAGGGTGCACGAGTCCAATCAGTCCAAACATAATCCTGTCCGGTGGTTACGATCGTAAAATTCGAATGTACGATACACGGATAAAAGACACCGTCATGACGGTCGAGCACGGGCAACCGGTGGAATCGCTGGTGTTTCTACCGAGTGGTGGCATATTCATCAGTGCCGGCGGTACGTCTGTAAATGTGTACGATGCCCTTACCGGAGGACGCCAGTTGGCGCAACTTTCCCAGCACCACAAAACCGTAACCTGTCTTCAGTTAGCCAGCGATGGCAAGCGTCTCCTCTCCGGCAGCTTGGACCGCCACGTAAAGGTGTACGATATAGCGACGTATCAGGTGGTACACACGATCAACAGCTCGAACGCGATTCTGAGTCTTGGTATCTCGAAAAACGATGAAACACTCGTAACGGGCATGGTGGATGGATTGATCGCCATATACCGGCGCGAAGGTGATCACCGAGATGAACCAACAAATCGGTCACGCAAGAATCGCCAGAAGGATATTTTTGAAGGCGTCGACCAGCAGGTGGAAGAGTTCAGATACGAACGGATCGAAGGGCACGATCGGATGCTGCGAAAGTACGAATACAAGAAGGCACTCGATTCGGTTATGATTATGAGTGTACGTGGAAAGTGGCCGGAGAAAACTGTCGCCCTAATTAAGGAGCTTATCCGACGGAAAGGTCTGAGACGTGCGCTCGAAGATAGGAATGCCGGCTTTTTGGTTACTTTTATAAGCTTCATCAGGCGCTACATTGGCGACTATCGTTTCACGCCAACGCTGATCGATGCGAGCAATATTTTACTCGACGTTTACGAGGATACGTTCGAACAGTTTGCCGGCACTACCGCGGGCAAAGCGTTCGTAGAGCTTGCGGAAAAGCTACGGACGGAGGAACAGCTGGTGCAGGAATGTTTAAACCTGCAGGGCACCCTGGACATGCTATCCATTGCGGCTGATACGGCGGAACCGGAAAGTGAAGACGATGCGAGCAAACCGTACGATGCATCGAAAAAGGCAAAAACTCATACGGTCATATCGGTGGACTGA
- the LOC128717874 gene encoding protein kish, which translates to MVSSSAGNLLVSALFNFQSLLSVLLLLICTCTYLRSLFPSIVDRNKKGMLGLFWKFARVGERKSPYVSLACLVMAVSILFWT; encoded by the exons ATGGTCAGTTCTTCTGCCGGAAACCTGCTGGTT AGTGCACTATTCAACTTTCAAAGCCTGCTCTCGGTTCTGCTATTATTGATTTGCACCTGTACATATCTGCGTTCGCTCTTTCCCAGCATTGTGGACCGGAATAAAAAAGG TATGCTCGGTCTGTTCTGGAAGTTTGCGCGAGTTGGCGAAAGGAAATCTCCGTACGTTTCTCTAGCGTGCCTCGTGATGGCTGTTTCTATATTATTCTGGACTTAA
- the LOC128710172 gene encoding OTU domain-containing protein 5-B, whose product MTIKPVVNQKSAKEETQEGTPQNVHGVGSAGVRTSHRNVVLNQLSSSESQALPREKRVLTPHSFDNDSVVRHRRSPHKNLGRLKRDHYHKRESRERDKAAGSPSYHHHVLQPSASNKKQTTTGTSALSSAAVGGRSPKSTHQSSGASGSLLSTHQGVSVSPGASGVDLNAVLEDVRSGYNSGDEYFEPKDAQLTVDEWKKRDEAFAKVLSERGFILHDMEEDGACLFRAISLQIYGDQDMHEVIRQQTMDYIYKNREYFAQFVTEDIADYVERKRANHVHGNHIEIQAMSEMYNRSVELYCYQTEPTNIFNSDQINNGNEPFRLSYQRSSHYNAIVNPYKASVGVGLGLAGYRPDELDIKEVADAVRMSEELEIEKTMLEDKLKTTDWEATNDEIAEQIARESYAQYCRESRLGAGGGSSQNKSTSSTITSKEMMAACASGSQAASSFLLELRKSPAASHGNHQSVSGHASDRGACSSSSKNSSFELDCCSSPSSSQQQYYYGSSTNSTASGNSTTCSSECNRRKKRNLNSPIEKTNTAETKKCKANSNRASSTTNSPRRSESPTEGKSPAPSPPSTSRTTPPTRDSGEEESGGSGGTSSMFGTLRPQLPLRDETPMSEFYQSLLESSYTDDGSFGQLSEREMIQKALEESAMDFVKRCDGSKAFQEDKYGTTDEEYDSPSP is encoded by the exons ATGACTATCAAACCCGTGGTCAATCAGAAAAGTGCTAAAGAGGAAACGCAGGAGGGCACGCCTCAGAACGTCCATGGTGTTGGCAGTGCAGGCGTTCGTACGTCGCATCGTAATGTAGTGCTTAATCAGCTGTCGTCATCGGAATCACAA GCGCTGCCAAGGGAAAAACGGGTGCTAACACCACACAGCTTCGACAATGACAGCGTAGTACGTCATCGTAGGAGCCCACACAAAAA CCTTGGGCGTCTAAAGCGTGATCATTACCACAAACGGGAAAGCCGCGAACGAGACAAAGCTGCCGGTTCACCAAGCTACCATCATCATGTGCTGCAACCGTCGGCCAGTAATAAAAAACAGACCACCACCGGCACGAGCGCTCTGAGCAGTGCTGCGGTTGGTGGCCGTTCACCGAAAAGCACTCACCAATCGTCCGGTGCTAGTGGATCGCTGCTGAGCACCCACCAGGGTGTGTCGGTCAGCCCAGGAGCTTCCGGAGTTGATCTCAATGCCGTACTGGAGGATGTACGTTCCGGATATAACAGTGGCGATGAATACTTCGAACCGAAGGACGCACAGTTAACGGTAGACGAGTGGAAGAAGCGTGATGAAGCGTTCGCGAAGGTCCTGTCCGAACGGGGCTTTATACTGCACGACATGGAAGAGGATGGTGCATGTCTGTTTCGTGCCATATCGCTCCAGATATACGGTGATCAGGATATGCACGAAGTGATCCGACAGCAAACGATGGATTACATT TATAAAAATCGCGAATATTTCGCTCAGTTTGTAACGGAGGATATCGCCGATTATGTTGAACGGAAGCGCGCCAACCATGTGCACGGCAATCACATAGAAATTCAAGCAATGTCTGAAATGTACAATCGTTCTGTGGAGTTGTATTGTTATCAAACTG AACCAACCAATATATTCAACTCGGATCAAATCAACAACGGTAACGAACCGTTCCGGTTGTCGTATCAGCGCAGCTCGCACTATAACGCTATCGTTAACCCGTACAAAGCGTCCGTTGGCGTTGGGCTCGGATTGGCCGGATACCGACCGGATGAGCTCGACATCAAGGAGGTGGCCGACGCGGTACGCATGAGCGAGGAGCTGGAAATAGAAAAGACGATGCTGGAGGACAAGCTCAAAACTACCGACTGGGAGGCAACGAACGACGAGATCGCGGAACAGATCGCGCGCGAATCGTACGCCCAGTACTGCCGGGAAAGTCGActcggtgccggtggtggatCGAGCCAGAACAAAAGCACCAGTAGTACGATCACCTCCAAGGAGATGATGGCGGCCTGTGCTAGCGGATCACAAGCGGCTTCCTCGTTTCTGCTCGAGCTACGCAAATCCCCCGCCGCTAGCCATGGCAACCACCAGTCCGTGTCGGGGCATGCGAGTGATCGGGGCGCTTGTTCGTCCAGCTCGAAAAACAGTTCGTTCGAGCTGGACTGCTGTTCTTCACCGTCGTCCTCCCAGCAGCAATACTATTACGGCTCCAGCACAAACAGTACAGCCAGCGGTAACAGCACAACCTGCAGCAGTGAATGTAACCGACGGAAAAAGCGTAATCTTAACTCACC GATCGAAAAAACGAACACCGCAGAAACGAAAAAgtgcaaagcaaacagcaatcGTGCATCCAGCACTACGAACAGTCCCCGTCGTTCGGAAAGCCCCACTGAAG gtaAGTCACCTGCACCTTCTCCACCGAGCACATCGAGAACAACGCCCCCGACCAGGGATAGCGGCGAGGAGGAAAGTGGTGGCAGCGGTGGCACTAGCAGTATGTTTGGAACTCTGCGACCGCAGCTTCCACTGCGCGATGAAACACCAATGTCCGAATTTTATCAGTCCCTGCTCGAATCTTCCTACACTGATGATGGTA GCTTCGGGCAGCTGTCGGAAAGGGAAATGATACAGAAAGCGCTCGAGGAATCAGCAATGGATTTTGTGAAACGGTGCGACGGTTCCAAAGCGTTCCAAGAAGATAAATACGGCACAACGGATGAGGAGTACGATTCACCATCACCGTAA